Genomic window (Bacillus vallismortis):
AAAGCGATCTGGCAAACGGGCATCATTACACTGTAAGCCCATTGATGACAAACAGCGCCTACTTGGCTATCCTTAGTTTCTTAGAGCAATTTGACATTGAAGGAAGTTTCCTGCCATTTGGAATCAATGATATCCAATTTACTAAACATACGATACAAGAGGATTGCTGGCTTCTGATTACATTGGTTAAGAATACAGGTGACATGCTGCTGTTCGATGTAGATGTGGTCAATGAATCGTCAGAAACGGTGCTGCGTTATTCGGGTTACTCGTTAAAACAACTGCGAGTTACAAATCAAATAAGGAATGAAAATCAGAACATCAAAGTCCGCGGTCTAAAAGACCGTATCAAAAGCTATGTAACAAATAAACTGGCAGTAAACATGGCCGATCCGTCAAAACTGGCTCTCTCAAAAGCTCATATTATGGAATTGGGTATTGATTCCTCTCAATTGGTTGGGCTGACAAGGGAGATCGAATCAGAAACAAAAATCGACTTAAACCCGACGTTGTTTTTTGAATATCCGACTGTACAAGAGCTTATTGAATTTTTTGCGGACAAACATGAAGCATCTTTTGTTCAGCTGTTTGGTGGAGTTGATCAGCAGCAGGAACGTTCAGCTCAAATCGAAAACCAAATGAAACAGATTCCGGCTGATGAGATGAAGACGGATAAAGCAATCAAACATGCAGCCGACGGCATAGCCATTATCGGCATGTCGGGACAGTTTCCGAAAGCAAACAGCGTAACGGAATTTTGGGACAACATCATTCACGGAAAAAACTGTGTCTCTGAAGTGCCGAAAGAACGCTGGGACTGGCGTGAATGTGCCTCAGTTGATAAAGAAGGATCATCAAGCCTTCAATGGGGCGGATTTATAGAAGGAATAGGTGAGTTTGACCCGCTGTTTTTTGGCATATCACCTAAAGAAGCGGCACATATGGATCCGCAGGAGTTTCTGCTCTTAACACATGCATGGAAGGCGATGGAAGACGCAGGCTTAACAGGACAGGCCTTATCCAGCCGTCCGACAGGCGTATTCGTCGCAGCTGGCAATACGGATGCAGCTGTGATTCCTTCCTTAATTCCAAACCGTATATCGTATGCGCTGAATGTAAAAGGGCCAAGCGAATATTACGAAGCTGCCTGTTCCTCCGCTCTTGTGGCTTTGCACAGAGCTATACAATCCATCCGAAACGGCGAATGTGAACAAGCCATTGTCGGGGCTGTGAATTTGCTGCTTTCACCAAAAGGATTCATTGGCTTCGACTCAATGGGATATTTGAGTGCGGATGGACAGGCCAAATCCTTTCAAGCAGATGCGAATGGCTTTGTCAGAAGTGAAGGCGCAGGGGTTCTCATCATTAAACCTTTGCAAAAAGCCATTGAAGATTCCGATCATATTTATTCGGTCATTAAAGGTACAGGTGTATCGCATGGCGGCCGGGGAATGTCACTGCACGCGCCAAATCCGGCCGGTATGAAGGATGCAATGCTGAAGGCTTATGAAGGAGCGCATATTGATCCCAAAACGGTGGCCTATATCGAAGCGCATGGGATCGCCTCTCCATTGGCAGACGCGATAGAAATAGGTGCGTTAACTTCAGGCTTAAGCCAGCTAGAGTCGGAACTTCCACAGGAAGTACAGGAGGAAGCGCCGTGTTATATCAGCAGCTTAAAGCCGAGCATTGGACACGGTGAACTGGTCTCCGGTATGGCTGCTCTCATGAAGGTCAGCATGGCGATGAAGCATCAAACCATACCAGGCATTTCCGGATTTTCTTCATTGAATGATCAGGTGTCAATAAAGGGCACCCGTTTCCGAATGATTCCGGAGAACCAGCAATGGGAGGATGTAAAGGACGATTCAGGCAGAATCATCCCGCGCAGAGCGGGTATCAACAGCTATAGCTTTGGAGGCGTAAATGCGCACGTCATTTTAGAAGAATATATTCCTTCATCAAAAGCACCGGTTAATATGAACGAGAATGAAGCTCATATTGTGGTTCTTTCAGCAAAAAATCAAGACAGGCTAAAAGCAGTTATTCAACAGCAGCTTGATTATGTGAACGAACAACAAGGACTGTCGTTGCCACATTATGCTTATACACTTCAAACCGGACGAGAGGAGATGGAGGACCGGCTGGCGCTGGTCGTCCGAAGTAAAGAAGAACTGGTTATCGGCTTGCAAGACTGCATAACAGCTGCGGAAAAAGGCGGAAAGCCAAAAAGTTCTGTGCCTGTTTTTTGCGGGAATGCAGAAGAGGGCTCGTCAGATATCGAAACCTTGCTTGATGGGCCATTAAGAGAAATGGTGATAGAGACCCTGTTGTCTGAGAACAACCTTGAAAAGATCGCATTTTGCTGGACAAAAGGGGTGCGAATCCCGTGGGAGCAGTTTTATCAAGGAAAAGGCGCCAGCAGAATACCGTTGCCAACCTATCCGTTTGAAAAGAGAAGCTGCTGGAATGGCTTTCAAGCATTAGAGAATACGCCTTCTGTTTCACATGAGATGCATATCAACAGCAGCGATCATCACATGTTAGCTGATGTATTAGGGATGGATCCAGAAGAACTGCATCCTCATAAGCCATTGCAGCATTACGGGTTTGATTCGATTTCTTGCATACAGTTATTGCAGCAACTGCAAGCAAAGGTCGATCCTTTCATCACCTTGGCGGAGCTGCAAGCATGCCAAACTGTGCAGGATATGACGGACTTGATCGCAAAGAAACAGGCGGATGCCTCCTTACGAAACGAGCACACTCGTACGTTCCCGGAATTGATACCGTTAAATGACGGCAAGCGGGGGCGCCCTGTATTTTGGTTTCATGGCGGGGTAGGGGGCGTTGAAATCTATCAGTCATTTGCAGAAAAAAGCCAGCGCCCTTTTTACGGTATTCAAGCAAGGGGATTTATGACTCAACATGCTCCTTTGCATGGAATTGAACAAATGGCTTCCTATTATATAGAGATCATCCGAGACATTCAGCCGGAAGGCCCTTATGATGTAGGCGGATATTCCTTAGGCGGAATGATTGCATATGAAGTCACACGCCAGCTGCAAAGCCAAGGCCTTGCTGTCAAAAGCATGGTAATGATTGACTCTCCATACAGTTCTGAGAAGAAAGAGAATGAAGCTTCTATGAAAACATCAATGCTGCAAACGATCAATACGATGCTGGCATCGATTGCGAAGCCGGATAAGCTTACTGACGTTCTCATCAGCCGTGAAGAGGTAGACACAAACTCAGACGATGAAGAATTCCTGTCTGAGCTGATTGATTTGGCAAGAAAACGGGGATTGAACAAACCGGAGAAGCAAATACGTGCGCAGACTCAGCAAATGATGAAAACCCAGCGTGCCTATGATGTTGAATCGTACACTGTTCAGCCTCTGCCTGATCCTGAGGCGGTAAAATGTTATTACTTCCGCAATAAAAGCGGGTCTTTCTTTGGAGATTTAGACATTTATTTCACTTTCTCAAATGAAAAAGCACCGTTTGATCAATCTGCCTACTGGGAGGAATGGGAGCGGCAAATGCCACATTTCCATCTGGTGGATGTCGAATCAAACAACCACTTCATGATATTAACAGAACCTAAAGCCTCCAAAGCCATGTTAGAATTTTGCGAAAAACTCTATTCAAACAGGGGAGTCGTTAACGCGAATTTCCTTAAGGCTTTCCGGAAAAAACATGAAGCGAAAGAAGATGAATTGGTGAAGCGCTGAGAAACACAAACGCCCCCTTTTGAAGGGGGCGTTTTGAATATGTTATTTTGAAAGTAACACAGGGAGACTTTCTAACCCTCTTAAAAAGACATTTTTTCTCCATTGGATGTCATCAGGCGCTGCCGCGAGTTCAATATCCGGGAATCTCTTCAGAAGCGCGTTAAATGCAATGTGGCCTTCCAGTCTGGCTAGCGGCGCTCCTAAACAGAAATGAATGCCAAAGCCGAAAGAAATATGTCTGTTAGGCGACCGATTTATATTTAGTATTTCCGGGTTCTCAAAAAAGCTTGGATCGCGATTGGCAGATCCGATGCCTATAAAGATCATGTCTCCTCTTTTGATCGAAACCCCCTTGTATGTAAAGTCCTCGATGGCCCACCGATTTGCCATCATCACAACAGGCGAGGTGTATCGCAGCAATTCTTCAACAGCTGTAACGATCATTTCAGGATGCTGCTTGAGCTTCTCGCATTCCTCCTTGTGCTGAAGCAATGCGAGAGTGCCTGATCCAAGCAAGTTAACAGTTGTTTCAAGACCCGCTACAACCAGTAAAAACAGCATCGAATAAAGCTCTTTTTCGCTTAACTTGCTGCCGTTTTCTTCAGCATGCACAAGTTTGCTGATTAAATCGTCTTTTGGCTGTATTCTTCTGTCGTGGATCAGCTTGGCGATATAGTCTTTAAATTCATGAAGGGCTTGATTTGTCAGCTCTCTGTTACTTTCAGAGGTATCAACCATCGCATTGGTCCAGATTTGAAACTGTGCCCGATCCTTTTTAGGAATTCCCATCAATTCAGATATAACAATAAAAGGCAAAGGGGATGCGAAGGATTTCATGATATCCGCTTTCTTTTCTTTTTCCATTTCATCTAAAAGCTGTTCAGAAATGTGTTCGATGCTGCCGCGCAGATTTTCAATCGTTCGGGGAGTAAATGCTTGATGAACAAGTGATCTCAAGCGGGTGTGATCAGGTGTGTCTTTTGCCAGCATATGATCGGATACGAAATCGATATCCTCGCTGACGTTGAGCATTTTGATTTGTTCTTGGCTCATCACGTTTTTAACGTCTCTTGTAATCCGATTGTCTTTTAAAAAGGCCATACAATCATCGTATCGGGTAATTAACCAAGCCGGATATGTGCCTCCGAACCGTTTTAATTCAAATCGGTGAAGGGGATCTTCCTCTCTAAATCGGCCCAAAACTGAAAAAGGATTGTGATGAAATTCTTTTCCGTGCGGATGAAACATCAATTTTTCCATTTGCATTCTCCTCGCCTAATAGGGTAAATAGATGTTTTTGCAGAACCAGCTTGTGAAATACAGAATTATTTGAAACTTAATCCTGTCTCTAAAACTATATATCTATTTTAGGCGTCATTCAATAGGGTGAAGAACGAAAAAATGAAAAAGTGGCTCCATGTAAAGCAGCGCCTTTGAATGATAGCTCAAAGGCGCTAAGCTGTATGATTTTGATGAAAGTGACCGTCAGCTGTGCTGGACATCAAATGTATAGACTGCACGATCTGTTACGACCTTCAATCCTTCGTTTTCTTGGTGAATATGAATATCACCTAATAAAGGAATCTCATAGGCGTTTTGCGGAAGCGGTATGTCGCCTTCTTCTGTGAAGGTTGTTCCTTCGCCTTCTAAAACGAGTTCTTCATTTGCAACATAGTCATCAGGATGATTGGTGCTTCGTATCCCCACTTTTTCAAGGTGGAGAACAATCTGATCCAAGTCAGAAATCTCTTCATCATGGGTCAATTCACCTTTTCTAATATCAAGTGTTTGGCCGACTTTTGATTCCAGCCATTGAGAAAGCTGTGTATTCGGGTGTGCCATCAATATTCCTCCTTTTGATCTACACGATACTATTCCCAATTGCTGCATCTTTTACACGGAAAAGAGCCGCCTCACCCTTTATGTATGAAACAACTTGTTGTTCAGTGCCTTGATATAACGTACGGCAGAACGCTGGACCGCTTCGTCGGCATTTTCTTTGACAACTTTTGAAAAAGCATTATAAATCCGGTTAAATTGAAGCGGTTTCACTTTGGCTGCTATTTCTTCAACTTTGGAGGCTGGGAGAGGAATGAGATTTGGATAGCTGTACATAAAGCTGACCCAGTTTCGATCCGCCGCAACTGCAATGATATCCCCGGTCAATAGACAGCCTTTCCCTTCATTGCCGTTGCGCCAATGGAGAACAGCACCGCCTTTAAAGTGTCCGCCCAAGCGGTAAAGGTCCAGTCCCGGCTTCATGTTGAGCGTTTCCCCTGACCAGAACTGAATGTGATTGCTTGGCCTTGCCACCCATTCTTTGTCATCCTCATGAATATAGATCGGGGCCTGAAACGCTTCAGCCCACTCCACTTGAGCAGAGTAATAATGCGGATGAGACAAAGCGATGGCTTGAATTCCGCCTAATTCGTTGATTTGCTTAATTGTCTTTTCGTCAAGATATGAAATGCAGTCCCACAGCACGTTAAAGCCCTTATGCTGGATCAAATGTGCTGTTTGTCCGATCGCAAACTCTGGTTCGGTTTTGATGCTATAAAGATGTTCTTCTTCTTTTTTGAGGATGTTTTGAAGGTTTCCTTTTTCATGCATGTCTGCAAGGGTTGTCCAAGCTTGTCCCTCCGGATGAATATACTGCCGTTCGTCATCGCAAATCAGACATGAGTCCGGCGGATTTACTGTTTGCGCATGTTGTACACCGCATGTCTCGCAGATATAATATGGCATTTCTTTCACTCCCTTCATTTATTTTCTATATTTTATCCCATTATTATGAAATTTGAAAATATAAAGCCGGCAAGTCTACTGAGAGATTTGCCGGCTCTATGAAGCTGTCTATTGGCCGGGAACGGAATTTTTTGCGTTGACAGCGCCCGCGCCGTAAACATTCGGATCTTCATCTTTCCATTTGTCCGTGCCATTTTTCAAAAGCTCTTTCACTTCATCAGGTGTAAGATCCGGGTTTTGCTGCAGGATTAAAGCTGCGATTCCTGCACATATTGGTGTTGCCATCGATGTTCCTGACATTGTAAAGTACTGAGATCCTACACGGCTTGACTTTTGAAGCTTATCGATATAAGAATTTGGAGAGCGAAGGGAAATGATATCAACACCCGGCGCTAAAATATCGGGCTTTACTTTCCCGTATACTGTCGGCCCGCGGCTTGAGAAGGAAGCGACCGTATCATCATCGCTGCTTGCGGTATCGTTATCGTCAAGGGCACCTACTGTCATCACCTTTTCGCTCACGCCCGGGCTTGCAATGGTTTGTGGATCAGGCCCAGAGTTTCCGGCAGCGACACAGACGACAATCCCAGCGTTCCACGCTTCGTCAACCGCTCTGACTAACGGGTCTTCCTGTTCATTATCATATCTAAGCGCATCGCCCCCGAGCGACATACTGATAATATCGATCGGTTCATCCGGATTATCCTCATTATATTGAATACACCACTCTACACCTTCAATAATGTCCGCTAATGTTCCTGAACCTTGCTTGTTCAATACCTTTACGCCGATTAGATTGGCTTCAGGCGCAGGTCCACGGTATTGGCCGGAAGAGGATGCGCCGCTGCTGGCGACATCACCTGCACAGTGTGTGCCATGGCCATTATCATCATACGGCTCAGTTTTTTGATTGACCATGTCGGCGAATCCGATAATCCTGCCTTCTAAATCAGGGTGCGGGTAGATTCCTGTGTCGACAACAGCGACAGTAACACCTTTTCCTGTCAGGGTTTGCCCGTTTCTGACAACTTCCTTCGCGTGGCTTGCTTCGGTTGCCGTGTCTAGAAGCGCTTTGACTTCACGGTTTAAATACACTTTGCGGATATCACTGCATTCAGAAAGAAGTAAATCTAGCGCTTGTGGGGTCACCTCCGCGCTGCAGCAATTGATTGTGTTGAAGCGTCTTTTTAGCTTGCTGCGTTTTTCTTTTTGCAGCACCTCTCCAGCCATTTGAAAGCCGGTCTCGTGACAGCCTTCCTCAAATTCAATAATGACCGACAATTTTTTTCGGTTTTTCAATTTGGTTTCGAAAAACTGATGCAAGAAGCAAGGAGTCCATTTGAAGGGCTTGTAAAGCTGCAAGACGCTTTCCCGTAACGGCCAATCTAGCTTATGAGCATTTGCTCTCACCATTTGTACCATAGAGTACCCAAACATGTATTTTCCTCCTATTATAAGGTATTCTGTATACTCTATGAACGGATGATAGGTTTGGTAAGTTTGTTTGTCCTTCATAGTAAGCGGACAAGAGTTGGTTTTAATGAATCTTTTGAATCAAATACGAAAGATTCAGGAGAGGAGGCAATCATTGGGGATTGAAAAAGAACATTTGTTCGTATTATAATGTTGTCATCAAACTGGCAAGGAGAGAACAACGTATGAATTTCTTCTTACATCGGTCTTTGGAAAGCCAAATGCCAATCAGCATTATATATATGAAGAAAGACGGAACGATTAGTAAAAGAACAATTATTGTAAGGCAGAAAAGCAAAACGCAAATCAAAGCTTTTTGTTTTTCGAAACAACAGATCAGAACGTTTTTGTTAGACTCTATTCTCTCTTGTGACTTTGTGAGAACAAATAAGCAAAACTTCCATTTTTCAGGCCGATAACAGGCTGTCCGTCTCAGCATGCCGGACAGCTGCTAAAAAATCTCCTTACACCTCTATACATGTATTTGCCAAGTGAGGTTGTTCCTACCTTTTTTGTCTTTCCTCTCAATCTTTTTTCACTCATATTTGAAACGAACCACTATTAACCGTGACAATCAATTGATTTTTTGAAACCGGGAACTTTTTCACTGCTGATATAGTGTATACAATGGTAAGATAAAACCTATTGGCTAAACCTCATATAATGAACCGCGCCATTCTTATGAAAGGAGTTAAACATGAGAAGATTTTTACTAAATGTCATATTAGTCTTAGCCATTGTCTTATTTCTGAGATATGTTCATTACTCATTAGAACCTGAACCATCTAATCAGCCAGATACATATTCAAATTTCAGCAGCTTGGCAGAAAATGAGAGCCCGGCCGATTATGATATTTCTTATAATGAAAAAAAAGGAAGCAAAGTCTTAATTATGTCTCCGCATGGCGGAAGAATTGAAGGCGGAGTAAGCGAGCTTGTGCGGTATTTCAATAATGAATACTCTACATACCTGTTTGAAGGCTTAAAGTCACACGATAATCAAACATTGCATATTACAAGCACCAACTTTGATGAGCCATTGGCTGGAAAGAAAATCAAGGAGCATCAATATGTTGTGGCTTTTCACGGATATAAAGGGGAAAGTAAGAATACACTTGTTGGAGGCACAGACCGAAAGCGTGCGAAAATGATCGTAAGGGCCCTTGAGAGAAGGGGGTTTTCAGCTGAGTTAGCGTCATCTAAAAGCGGCCTTGCTGGATTGAATGCC
Coding sequences:
- a CDS encoding poly-gamma-glutamate hydrolase family protein, with translation MRRFLLNVILVLAIVLFLRYVHYSLEPEPSNQPDTYSNFSSLAENESPADYDISYNEKKGSKVLIMSPHGGRIEGGVSELVRYFNNEYSTYLFEGLKSHDNQTLHITSTNFDEPLAGKKIKEHQYVVAFHGYKGESKNTLVGGTDRKRAKMIVRALERRGFSAELASSKSGLAGLNAENINNKGETGLSIQLEISREQREAFFDDFYYKNRKYTKNSEFYDYVRAINSVLEQEYS
- a CDS encoding cytochrome P450, which gives rise to MEKLMFHPHGKEFHHNPFSVLGRFREEDPLHRFELKRFGGTYPAWLITRYDDCMAFLKDNRITRDVKNVMSQEQIKMLNVSEDIDFVSDHMLAKDTPDHTRLRSLVHQAFTPRTIENLRGSIEHISEQLLDEMEKEKKADIMKSFASPLPFIVISELMGIPKKDRAQFQIWTNAMVDTSESNRELTNQALHEFKDYIAKLIHDRRIQPKDDLISKLVHAEENGSKLSEKELYSMLFLLVVAGLETTVNLLGSGTLALLQHKEECEKLKQHPEMIVTAVEELLRYTSPVVMMANRWAIEDFTYKGVSIKRGDMIFIGIGSANRDPSFFENPEILNINRSPNRHISFGFGIHFCLGAPLARLEGHIAFNALLKRFPDIELAAAPDDIQWRKNVFLRGLESLPVLLSK
- a CDS encoding MBL fold metallo-hydrolase, coding for MPYYICETCGVQHAQTVNPPDSCLICDDERQYIHPEGQAWTTLADMHEKGNLQNILKKEEEHLYSIKTEPEFAIGQTAHLIQHKGFNVLWDCISYLDEKTIKQINELGGIQAIALSHPHYYSAQVEWAEAFQAPIYIHEDDKEWVARPSNHIQFWSGETLNMKPGLDLYRLGGHFKGGAVLHWRNGNEGKGCLLTGDIIAVAADRNWVSFMYSYPNLIPLPASKVEEIAAKVKPLQFNRIYNAFSKVVKENADEAVQRSAVRYIKALNNKLFHT
- the aprX gene encoding serine protease AprX → MFGYSMVQMVRANAHKLDWPLRESVLQLYKPFKWTPCFLHQFFETKLKNRKKLSVIIEFEEGCHETGFQMAGEVLQKEKRSKLKRRFNTINCCSAEVTPQALDLLLSECSDIRKVYLNREVKALLDTATEASHAKEVVRNGQTLTGKGVTVAVVDTGIYPHPDLEGRIIGFADMVNQKTEPYDDNGHGTHCAGDVASSGASSSGQYRGPAPEANLIGVKVLNKQGSGTLADIIEGVEWCIQYNEDNPDEPIDIISMSLGGDALRYDNEQEDPLVRAVDEAWNAGIVVCVAAGNSGPDPQTIASPGVSEKVMTVGALDDNDTASSDDDTVASFSSRGPTVYGKVKPDILAPGVDIISLRSPNSYIDKLQKSSRVGSQYFTMSGTSMATPICAGIAALILQQNPDLTPDEVKELLKNGTDKWKDEDPNVYGAGAVNAKNSVPGQ